The DNA sequence AAGCTGAGCATAGCGATCAGTCCACCAAGGGCGGGGTTGAAAAGATTGGTGACGCCATCGCCAATCTGGAAGGCCAGGATGGTGGTTTGACGCGTCAAGCCGAGTACTTCTCCCAAGGGGACCATAATGGGTAAGGTCGCAAGGGCCTGCCCGCTGCCTGAAGGAATAAGTAGATTGATGATGCTCTGGCATACACTCATGCCCCAAGCTGAAGCAGTGGTTGGCAAATCAGTGAGCAAGAGGGATAGTTGGTAGGAGATGGTGTCGTTGATTTGCCCCAATTCGAGTACCTCTTTGATGGTGGTAGCATAGCCTACCATAAATGCGCCGGGAGCCACCACGCCGATAGAACGGAGAGCTGTCTCACTGAGTTCTTGTCCAGACATGCGGTTGGCCAATCCGGCCGCAATAGCGATCATGATAAAAATGGCGGAAATCTCGGTAAAGTACCAATGGTAGACAAAAATGCCATAAAGCATGATGCCAATACCCGCAAGAAAAACAAGGCCAACGAGGGCATTGTTACGACTGATAGCGTAATCCTCTAATTGCCTGGATAGTTTTAATCCCGCTACGTCCAAGCCCTCCCCTAAGCCATTTTCTGGCTGAGCGATCAGTTTGCGGAAGTAGCGGACATTGTACCAAGCCATAAGGGTTAAAGCCATAAAGCATAGGGCCGTTCGTAGAGGCGCACCAGAAAACAAAGGCAGCTCGGCAATCTGGTGCCCAATACCTACCGTGTACGGGTTGACGGGTGATAAACCGAAGCCCACGGTGATAGCACCTACGGACAAGCCCGCCGCCAGAATAAGGTCTCCACCCAAGGCAAGTGCTACCACAGCAGCAATGGGAACCATCGCTATATTGTTTTCGTAGCCAATCACGACACCCAACAGGCCAAAGAGATACGTAAGCAAGAACACGAGCAAATAACGGCGCTTTAATCCCAGCTTTTTAATGGCTGTACCAACCATGTTTTCAATGGTACCCGTTTTTTCCAGAATACCAAACATGATTCCGCTGGAGAGTACCACAAAGATGATGGCTGATGCAGTTTTGAACCCTTCCGGGAAGGCCTTGAACAAGCCAAAAAAACTTACAGGAGTAGCGGCAACAGTGTGGTAAGATCCCGGGATAACCCTGGTCCGTTCCCCAAAGACCTCACGCTCGTACAAGCCTGCCGGTAGGATATGGGTAAGTAGGGCCGCTAAGACCAAAATGCCGAAAAGCATGACTACCGGATGAGGAATATAATTGTACCACTTTTTTTTATCGTTCGAAATTGTCATTGGATAGTTCTTAGCATTTGGACCAACATTTGGCCATTGGTGCAGTTACCTTTTAGCCCTAAAAGAGTAGCTGCTTTTTGGAATAATTCATCAGGTGCTCGGCCTTGTTCGCGCCAGCTTTGCAGCGAAGTAGCTTTTTTGCTTTTGGATAACTTCTCGCCCTGCTCATCAAGCATCATATCGTGATGATAAAAGTAGGTGTCAAGAAAACCACTTTTTCCCATCAAAAAAGCCAGGTACAATTGGTAATGCGTAGAATCAAGGAGATCTTGGCCGCGAATGATGGTATTGATCTTGAAATATTCATCATCAATAATGGAACTGAGTTGATAAGCGGGATAAGCATTTTTTTGTTTAACAATAAAAGCATCAAGATTTTCAAAACTTATCTTCCGATCTGCTCCGATCAGCTGATGAAAGGGAAGTTGTAGCAATGCTTTGGGAGGGTGAACACGCCATGCAGTGGCCTTCTGATCAAAATCTACAGATAGTTTGGCGCAAGTGCCAGGGTAATTGCCATCTGCTGAAATTGCCCGAATATCTCGCCTACTGCATTTGCATGCGAATAAATGCCCTTTATTGCGTAGCTCCAGAAGCGCATGATCATACAGCTCTAGGCGCAAATCTTGTGACCAGTTTTTTTTAAAGTCGACAATGCC is a window from the Lewinella sp. LCG006 genome containing:
- a CDS encoding glutamate--tRNA ligase family protein — protein: MLPKSLSHPLRSRLAPTPSGLLHAGNALNFILTWSITRAQNGHLLLRIDDLDKARRRDKYLKDIFRTIDWLELDYDEGPQGIVDFKKNWSQDLRLELYDHALLELRNKGHLFACKCSRRDIRAISADGNYPGTCAKLSVDFDQKATAWRVHPPKALLQLPFHQLIGADRKISFENLDAFIVKQKNAYPAYQLSSIIDDEYFKINTIIRGQDLLDSTHYQLYLAFLMGKSGFLDTYFYHHDMMLDEQGEKLSKSKKATSLQSWREQGRAPDELFQKAATLLGLKGNCTNGQMLVQMLRTIQ
- a CDS encoding YfcC family protein — encoded protein: MTISNDKKKWYNYIPHPVVMLFGILVLAALLTHILPAGLYEREVFGERTRVIPGSYHTVAATPVSFFGLFKAFPEGFKTASAIIFVVLSSGIMFGILEKTGTIENMVGTAIKKLGLKRRYLLVFLLTYLFGLLGVVIGYENNIAMVPIAAVVALALGGDLILAAGLSVGAITVGFGLSPVNPYTVGIGHQIAELPLFSGAPLRTALCFMALTLMAWYNVRYFRKLIAQPENGLGEGLDVAGLKLSRQLEDYAISRNNALVGLVFLAGIGIMLYGIFVYHWYFTEISAIFIMIAIAAGLANRMSGQELSETALRSIGVVAPGAFMVGYATTIKEVLELGQINDTISYQLSLLLTDLPTTASAWGMSVCQSIINLLIPSGSGQALATLPIMVPLGEVLGLTRQTTILAFQIGDGVTNLFNPALGGLIAMLSLCRVPFDRWLRFILPLTGMLLILSWLFLVGAVWLGYK